One window of the Natronomonas marina genome contains the following:
- a CDS encoding nucleotidyltransferase domain-containing protein has protein sequence MRTRSSGERPRNRSVEGRAPEIELLLRCSLPPSTGAEPSRIRPLLGAELSWDRVIEVGGRHGVLPLLYRHVETTPGHGVPDDVVERLRERADSTAVRNLQYADELHGIFEAFGEESIRAMPFKGPVLAEVAYGDLSLREFGDLDVVVHRRDVPAAVDALEARGYEWVRDAPRLDDSPLLGGPFTMPLLCEYQLERAGRTVEVRWRVGESERPFGLGFEAMWDRRDTASVAGVELPVLDPDDRLLMLAYHGTKHRWHLLKWIGDFAATLERTDTEWDGLFRRASVHGVERKLLVGISLVTSLFDLSVPERIERRVRQDGRAGALAAAVAAEIESGPPERPSSSARLAYNVRAADSPTDALGMVLRRRHLHPTMYEYERLPLPGVCHPLYYPVVPVRLAAQKLVNAIR, from the coding sequence ATGCGGACACGGAGTAGCGGCGAACGACCGCGGAACCGGTCGGTCGAGGGGCGGGCGCCGGAGATCGAACTCCTCCTGCGGTGCTCGCTGCCGCCCTCGACGGGGGCGGAGCCGAGCCGGATTCGACCGCTGCTCGGGGCGGAACTCTCCTGGGACCGGGTGATCGAGGTCGGCGGCCGTCACGGCGTGCTCCCGCTCCTGTACCGCCACGTCGAGACGACGCCCGGACACGGCGTCCCCGACGACGTGGTCGAGCGACTCCGCGAGCGGGCCGACTCGACCGCCGTTCGGAACCTCCAGTACGCAGACGAGTTACACGGCATCTTCGAGGCGTTCGGCGAGGAGTCGATCCGTGCGATGCCGTTCAAGGGGCCGGTGCTCGCGGAAGTCGCCTACGGCGACCTCTCGTTGCGGGAGTTCGGCGACCTCGACGTGGTCGTCCACAGGCGGGACGTCCCGGCCGCCGTCGACGCGCTCGAGGCTCGCGGCTACGAGTGGGTCAGGGACGCGCCGCGCCTCGACGATTCGCCGCTGCTCGGCGGCCCGTTCACGATGCCGCTGCTCTGTGAGTACCAGCTGGAGCGGGCGGGCCGGACCGTCGAGGTTCGCTGGCGGGTCGGCGAGTCCGAGCGGCCGTTCGGACTCGGGTTCGAGGCGATGTGGGACCGACGCGACACCGCGTCCGTCGCCGGCGTCGAACTGCCGGTGCTCGACCCCGACGACAGGCTCCTGATGCTCGCGTATCACGGCACGAAACACCGGTGGCACCTGCTGAAGTGGATCGGTGACTTCGCGGCGACGCTCGAGCGAACCGACACCGAGTGGGACGGACTGTTCCGCCGGGCAAGCGTCCACGGCGTCGAGCGGAAGTTGCTGGTCGGGATCTCCCTGGTGACCTCGCTTTTCGACCTCTCGGTCCCCGAGCGGATCGAGCGACGAGTCCGGCAGGACGGACGGGCCGGCGCGCTCGCAGCCGCGGTCGCGGCCGAGATCGAGTCGGGCCCCCCGGAACGCCCGAGTTCGAGCGCGCGGCTGGCGTACAACGTCAGGGCGGCCGACTCGCCGACGGACGCGCTCGGGATGGTGCTCCGGCGTCGGCACCTGCACCCGACCATGTACGAGTACGAGCGCCTTCCGCTCCCCGGCGTGTGCCATCCGCTCTACTATCCCGTCGTCCCGGTCCGTCTGGCTGCCCAAAAGCTGGTGAACGCGATCCGGTGA
- a CDS encoding aldo/keto reductase — translation MDTFDIGGELTVGRLGFGAMRITGEKIIGEPEDPEIARDVLRRAAELVDLIDTADSYGPGVSERLIGETLAPYEDVAVATKGGLLRNRDGDWLPCGDPDYLRNAVLCSLDRLRVDTIDLYQFHRPDPDVDFEDSVTALAELKDDGVIEHLGLSNVSVDQLETARDHVEIATVQNRYNVGYRDEEAVLEACESYDIGFIPWYPLAAGDLDDVAGIEDVADAHDATPQQIALAWLLERSDVMLPIPGTGSVQHLEENVAAADIELTPEEFERLS, via the coding sequence ATGGACACCTTCGACATCGGCGGCGAGCTGACAGTCGGCCGACTCGGCTTCGGCGCAATGCGTATCACCGGCGAGAAGATCATCGGCGAACCCGAGGACCCCGAGATCGCCCGCGACGTACTTCGGCGGGCCGCCGAGTTGGTCGACCTGATCGACACGGCCGATTCGTACGGTCCCGGCGTCTCCGAGCGGCTCATCGGCGAGACGCTCGCCCCCTACGAGGACGTCGCCGTCGCCACCAAGGGCGGCCTGCTGCGGAACCGCGACGGCGACTGGCTGCCCTGTGGCGACCCCGACTACCTCCGGAACGCGGTGCTGTGTAGCCTCGACCGCCTCCGGGTCGACACCATCGACCTCTACCAGTTCCACCGGCCCGACCCCGACGTCGACTTCGAGGACAGCGTGACGGCACTGGCCGAGTTGAAGGACGACGGCGTCATCGAGCACCTGGGACTCTCGAACGTGAGCGTCGACCAGCTGGAGACCGCCCGCGACCACGTCGAGATAGCGACCGTCCAGAACCGCTACAACGTCGGCTACCGGGATGAAGAGGCGGTGCTGGAGGCCTGCGAGTCCTACGACATCGGGTTCATTCCGTGGTACCCGCTGGCGGCCGGCGACCTCGACGATGTCGCCGGCATCGAGGACGTCGCCGACGCCCACGACGCCACGCCACAGCAGATCGCGCTGGCGTGGCTCCTGGAGCGTTCCGACGTGATGCTTCCGATTCCGGGGACGGGAAGCGTCCAACACCTCGAGGAGAACGTCGCCGCGGCCGACATCGAGTTGACGCCCGAGGAGTTCGAGCGGCTGTCGTAG
- a CDS encoding PIN domain-containing protein produces MTLYDSSVLIDYLDGVDEAVECVTRNAGERAVAPLLVLFEVYQGEVYRSAGTDLNAVDGALEWLTVVDGSARFARGAAELQDELRRRGTPLAARDAFVAGTARGLGESLAVSDSDFDVAGLREVVDLTVVGV; encoded by the coding sequence ATGACGCTGTACGACAGCAGCGTCCTCATCGACTATCTCGACGGCGTCGACGAGGCCGTCGAATGTGTCACTCGAAACGCCGGCGAGCGCGCCGTCGCGCCGCTGCTGGTCCTGTTCGAGGTCTATCAGGGCGAGGTGTATCGCTCGGCTGGAACCGACCTGAACGCCGTCGACGGTGCCTTGGAGTGGCTCACCGTCGTCGACGGGTCCGCACGCTTCGCCAGGGGCGCAGCGGAGCTACAGGACGAGTTGCGACGGCGCGGGACGCCGCTGGCCGCCCGCGACGCGTTCGTCGCCGGCACGGCGAGAGGACTGGGCGAGTCGCTCGCCGTCTCCGATTCGGACTTCGACGTCGCCGGGCTCCGCGAGGTCGTCGACCTGACCGTCGTGGGCGTCTGA
- a CDS encoding antitoxin VapB family protein, whose amino-acid sequence MSKSIRVSEDTHAALAALKGDGETFDDLLSRLVAERRETVREGAGLWADSEAASAAREARNEMKRDLGR is encoded by the coding sequence GTGAGCAAGAGCATCCGGGTCTCGGAGGACACCCACGCCGCGCTCGCGGCGTTGAAAGGTGACGGGGAGACGTTCGACGACCTGCTGTCGCGGCTCGTCGCGGAGCGTCGCGAGACGGTCCGGGAGGGCGCGGGACTGTGGGCGGACAGCGAGGCAGCATCGGCGGCGCGGGAGGCGCGAAACGAGATGAAACGGGACCTCGGTCGATGA
- a CDS encoding CPCC family cysteine-rich protein: MADRGGPRRNDRDGNPVSRELGFCPCCGYRTLSPSQPGSYEVCEICGWLDDLVGFYHPETQSDYNHVSLSAARENVAEYGACLPGVAAETRDPDDGDERDPNYPYE; encoded by the coding sequence ATGGCCGACCGCGGCGGGCCGCGCCGGAACGACCGGGACGGCAACCCCGTCTCCCGGGAACTGGGGTTCTGTCCCTGCTGTGGCTACCGGACGCTGTCGCCGAGTCAGCCCGGCTCCTACGAGGTCTGCGAAATATGTGGCTGGCTGGACGACCTGGTGGGGTTCTACCACCCGGAGACGCAGAGCGACTACAACCACGTCTCGCTGTCGGCGGCCCGAGAGAACGTCGCCGAGTACGGTGCCTGTCTGCCCGGCGTCGCCGCCGAGACCCGCGATCCGGACGACGGAGACGAACGGGACCCGAACTACCCCTACGAGTGA
- a CDS encoding DUF6360 family protein yields MADRIMKVNAYTTLDLLDAEAEGHGFTEEAFAVLNVTSPRENPDHVSLQLELDNTELEHLPAHAETVRLSPGEARELAADLEKHAETVEAAAEED; encoded by the coding sequence ATGGCCGACCGCATCATGAAGGTCAACGCGTACACGACGCTGGACCTGCTGGACGCCGAGGCGGAGGGTCACGGTTTCACCGAGGAGGCCTTCGCGGTCCTGAACGTGACCAGTCCACGCGAGAACCCCGACCACGTCTCGCTGCAACTGGAACTGGACAACACCGAACTGGAGCACCTGCCGGCCCACGCCGAGACGGTGCGGCTCTCTCCCGGGGAGGCCCGGGAACTCGCGGCGGACCTCGAGAAGCATGCCGAGACGGTCGAGGCCGCCGCGGAGGAGGACTGA
- a CDS encoding universal stress protein, translated as MYDNILVPTDGSPGAENATARAFDLARTGDATIHVLHVIAPGVTSVEPDSTEREELRQQSEKRGREATDRIQERAADLGLDAVRTVHEGTPYRAILEYVDENEIDLVVMGTHGGTGGERAHLGSTTERVIAVADVPVMAVRLAEDEVVPESGYGMYDHVLIPTDGSDAAERAADHALGIAERYGADVHVVYVVDTTIYGFEDAPRSIIGLLKQGGQNAVEEIAANACDRNLPVTTDILRGVPHEEIREYATGVDADVIAMGTRGRTVDTDRLLGSTTARVVRRSDVPVLTTD; from the coding sequence ATGTACGACAATATCCTCGTCCCGACGGATGGCAGTCCAGGAGCCGAAAACGCGACCGCCCGTGCCTTCGACCTCGCTCGAACCGGCGACGCGACGATCCACGTCCTGCACGTCATCGCACCCGGCGTGACCTCGGTCGAGCCGGATTCGACAGAGCGCGAAGAATTGCGACAACAATCCGAAAAGCGCGGACGGGAGGCGACGGACCGGATCCAAGAGCGGGCGGCGGATCTCGGGCTCGACGCTGTCCGGACCGTCCACGAGGGGACCCCGTATCGGGCGATACTCGAGTACGTCGACGAGAACGAGATCGACCTGGTGGTGATGGGAACCCACGGCGGGACCGGCGGCGAGCGAGCCCATCTCGGCAGTACAACGGAGCGGGTGATTGCAGTCGCGGACGTACCGGTCATGGCCGTCCGTCTGGCCGAGGACGAAGTCGTCCCCGAATCGGGATACGGGATGTACGATCACGTCCTGATCCCTACTGACGGGAGCGATGCCGCCGAACGTGCGGCCGATCACGCGCTGGGCATCGCCGAACGGTACGGCGCTGATGTCCACGTGGTCTACGTCGTCGACACGACGATTTACGGGTTCGAGGACGCTCCCCGGAGTATCATCGGTCTCCTCAAGCAAGGCGGTCAGAACGCAGTCGAGGAGATCGCGGCCAACGCTTGCGACCGGAACCTCCCAGTGACGACTGACATCCTCCGTGGTGTCCCCCACGAGGAGATTCGTGAGTACGCGACGGGTGTCGACGCCGACGTGATTGCGATGGGAACTCGCGGTCGGACTGTGGACACGGACCGGCTTCTCGGGAGTACGACTGCTCGCGTCGTCAGGCGATCCGACGTACCGGTGCTAACGACCGATTGA
- a CDS encoding CBS domain-containing protein codes for MPVKNLAVDVITANTDTSVTALAQTMLDEEIGDLVIAKDDKPVGIVTDRDIALAVARHDDLSELTAEDLMAPDPVTIHEDATAVELPVTMVEGRVRRIPVVDDEGTLVGIVTLDDVVATTGEMLDDVATVIESQSREFEPDE; via the coding sequence ATGCCAGTCAAGAATCTCGCAGTCGACGTTATCACGGCCAACACGGACACGTCAGTCACAGCCCTCGCCCAGACGATGCTGGACGAGGAAATCGGCGATCTGGTAATCGCCAAGGACGACAAGCCGGTCGGCATCGTCACCGACCGGGACATCGCCCTCGCGGTGGCTCGACATGACGACCTGTCCGAACTGACTGCCGAAGACCTCATGGCGCCGGATCCGGTGACAATTCACGAGGACGCCACGGCAGTCGAGCTCCCCGTCACGATGGTCGAAGGTCGGGTTCGGCGGATCCCGGTCGTCGACGATGAGGGGACGCTCGTCGGAATCGTCACGCTCGACGATGTCGTCGCGACGACAGGCGAAATGCTGGACGACGTCGCAACGGTGATCGAGAGTCAATCCCGAGAGTTCGAGCCGGACGAGTAA
- a CDS encoding proteasome assembly chaperone family protein: MTPDSSTSFEKNTDLGTKPRTLIEGLPGLGLVAAIAVDQITKQLELDQHGTIVSDDFPSVTAFDEGRVRDAVRVYAGGDPAVMTLQSDIPIPPSSVDSLSQCILSDLAAEFERAIFLAGAPAESEDEIGEVVGVATTDDLEAALADAGITLADGSGVVGGVTGALLADCYHDDVPAAVLIVRSNPYIPDPAAARAVIEEALEPLVEVDIDTQELLEQAEEIQKQKQQIAEQLQQYQQQQDQEPAMPGMYQ, from the coding sequence ATGACTCCTGATTCGTCGACGAGTTTCGAGAAGAATACAGACCTGGGGACCAAACCGCGGACCCTCATCGAGGGACTCCCCGGACTGGGATTAGTCGCGGCGATTGCCGTCGATCAAATCACGAAGCAACTCGAGTTGGACCAACACGGAACCATCGTATCCGACGATTTCCCATCGGTTACGGCATTCGACGAGGGTCGCGTTCGTGACGCAGTACGGGTCTACGCAGGGGGAGATCCAGCAGTAATGACTCTCCAGAGCGACATTCCAATCCCACCCAGTTCGGTCGATTCCCTGAGCCAGTGTATCCTGAGCGACCTGGCGGCGGAATTCGAACGGGCCATCTTCCTGGCGGGGGCTCCCGCGGAGTCCGAAGACGAGATCGGCGAGGTCGTCGGCGTTGCCACGACGGATGACCTGGAGGCTGCTCTCGCCGATGCAGGGATCACCTTGGCCGATGGCTCCGGCGTCGTCGGTGGCGTGACCGGTGCGCTGCTGGCCGATTGTTACCACGACGACGTTCCAGCGGCGGTGCTCATCGTGCGTTCGAATCCCTACATCCCCGATCCAGCGGCTGCACGGGCTGTGATCGAAGAGGCCCTCGAACCGCTCGTGGAGGTCGACATCGACACGCAGGAACTGCTTGAACAGGCCGAGGAGATCCAGAAACAGAAACAACAGATCGCAGAGCAACTCCAGCAGTATCAGCAGCAGCAGGACCAGGAACCGGCGATGCCGGGCATGTATCAGTAA
- a CDS encoding universal stress protein produces MVDLFDPDYGAHLDFETTYEPLMGSEEWYDRAEGVSKQLLEEARELADEYDREVSTTSEIGDPKQIVVDYADDEEIDHVVLGAHGRTAKERPVFGSIAETVSRRVTVPVTLIR; encoded by the coding sequence GTGGTTGATCTCTTTGACCCCGACTACGGTGCCCATCTCGACTTCGAAACCACGTACGAACCGTTGATGGGGTCCGAAGAGTGGTACGACCGGGCTGAAGGCGTTTCGAAGCAACTCCTCGAAGAGGCTCGAGAACTCGCTGATGAGTACGACCGCGAGGTGTCAACTACCTCCGAGATCGGTGATCCAAAGCAAATCGTCGTGGATTACGCTGACGACGAGGAGATCGACCACGTCGTTCTCGGAGCGCACGGACGCACGGCGAAAGAACGACCGGTATTCGGGAGTATCGCGGAGACCGTATCACGGCGGGTGACGGTTCCCGTGACGCTCATCCGATGA
- a CDS encoding PfkB family carbohydrate kinase encodes MENVVSLGSINVDKIHHVSDAEVADLRDRYSWFPDRGQTVQIRDLPTDFVADPDRIRHGGKGANQAVAAAKAGAATEMLGKVGPDGGEFGVRSRLTEAGVGVTRIGTASDPTGTAHVFVGQSGDNWLVVRPGANSAIDSAYIREQYDTIRSAECLLLQNEIPTEPVVALLSELAAERDRPTVVLDPAPADGAEELLGCDAVDYLTPNETEYRALQSSLGEFEGVLVRKRGADDVIVEAERRFTVTPPAVEAVDTTGAGDVLNGFLAAQLAAGASLQEAIEIGTVAGALSTRKEGARSGIPTLDDVRTYRNSGDVPG; translated from the coding sequence ATGGAAAACGTCGTCAGTCTCGGGAGCATCAACGTGGACAAAATACATCACGTGTCCGACGCCGAAGTCGCCGATCTCAGGGACCGATACAGCTGGTTTCCGGACCGCGGCCAGACTGTCCAGATACGTGACCTCCCGACGGATTTCGTAGCCGATCCGGATAGGATTCGTCATGGAGGGAAAGGTGCGAACCAGGCCGTGGCTGCGGCGAAGGCCGGCGCAGCGACGGAAATGCTCGGCAAGGTAGGTCCCGATGGCGGGGAATTCGGGGTCCGCAGTCGTCTCACGGAAGCCGGAGTCGGTGTCACTCGGATCGGAACCGCGTCAGACCCGACCGGAACGGCCCATGTGTTCGTCGGGCAGTCGGGCGACAACTGGCTCGTCGTCCGTCCAGGGGCCAATAGTGCTATCGATAGCGCCTACATCCGAGAGCAGTACGACACGATTCGCTCGGCGGAGTGTCTCCTCCTGCAAAACGAGATTCCGACCGAACCGGTCGTGGCGCTCCTTTCGGAGTTGGCTGCCGAGCGGGACCGACCGACCGTCGTCCTCGACCCCGCGCCTGCCGATGGAGCCGAAGAACTCCTCGGTTGCGATGCGGTCGACTACCTCACCCCGAACGAAACAGAGTATCGGGCGCTACAGTCCTCTCTCGGGGAGTTCGAGGGGGTCCTCGTTCGCAAACGGGGTGCCGACGATGTCATCGTCGAAGCGGAGCGGCGGTTCACCGTCACGCCACCGGCGGTCGAGGCGGTCGATACGACCGGTGCCGGCGACGTCCTGAACGGGTTCTTGGCGGCACAACTCGCAGCAGGAGCGTCGTTGCAGGAAGCTATCGAAATCGGAACGGTCGCCGGGGCACTCTCCACGCGAAAGGAGGGCGCCCGGAGCGGCATCCCGACGCTCGACGATGTTCGAACGTACCGAAATTCCGGGGATGTCCCCGGGTGA
- a CDS encoding methyltransferase domain-containing protein, translating to MTTLPEPDVSNQTVVETYHRLAALYDWFVTPLQASTRQRALELLAIERGEPVVEVGCGPGHALVALAERVGPDGDIVGLDAAASMVSRARRRAIREGANTRIETCLGDVRSLPFRGDVADVAFVEDTLELFAEDEMTTVLGELERFLRPDGRLCVVTMERAGAEDDLFVRAYDWLFERVPGYERFGCRPIYAARTLTEAGFEIERRERLRRARVWPVEILIARPP from the coding sequence ATGACCACGCTGCCCGAACCGGACGTGTCCAATCAAACGGTCGTAGAGACGTATCACCGGTTGGCGGCGCTGTACGACTGGTTCGTCACACCGTTGCAAGCGAGCACACGGCAGCGGGCCCTGGAGTTGCTCGCTATCGAACGTGGAGAACCCGTCGTTGAGGTCGGATGTGGTCCCGGGCATGCGTTAGTCGCGCTCGCCGAGCGAGTCGGTCCAGACGGGGACATCGTCGGACTCGATGCCGCAGCGAGTATGGTGAGCCGGGCCCGTCGGCGGGCAATTCGGGAGGGAGCAAATACGCGAATCGAGACCTGTCTCGGGGACGTTCGGTCGCTTCCGTTTCGAGGGGATGTCGCCGATGTCGCGTTTGTCGAGGACACGTTGGAGCTGTTTGCGGAAGACGAGATGACGACGGTTCTCGGGGAACTCGAGCGCTTCCTCCGGCCGGACGGTCGGCTCTGTGTCGTGACGATGGAACGGGCTGGCGCTGAAGACGACCTGTTCGTGCGAGCGTACGACTGGCTGTTCGAACGGGTCCCGGGCTACGAACGGTTCGGCTGTCGACCGATTTACGCCGCCCGAACCCTCACCGAAGCGGGATTCGAGATCGAGCGACGGGAGCGTCTCCGTCGGGCGCGGGTGTGGCCAGTCGAGATCCTGATCGCCCGACCGCCGTGA